The proteins below are encoded in one region of Asticcacaulis excentricus CB 48:
- a CDS encoding FadR/GntR family transcriptional regulator codes for MTDTRPAATFDRSAATESSAYGVHFQGRLHGALAHRLGVDILKGVYKPGEVLPNEIDSSSTLDISRSAYREAIRILAAKGMVESRPKAGTRVTARRRWNVLDPEVLGWMFETEPSEDFIKGLFELRLITEPAAAELAALRRTDEHLRLMDRALDLMEAETLATEAGRKADLDFHDALMHATHNEALASLSHSIGAAVAWSTRFKQRHQALTRDPIPDHRRVFDAIKRQDSGAARWCMESLIRMALDDTQRSMQTQYLEPRG; via the coding sequence ATGACCGATACCCGACCTGCCGCGACGTTTGACCGCTCTGCGGCTACCGAAAGTTCCGCTTACGGCGTGCATTTCCAAGGCCGCCTGCACGGGGCGCTGGCCCACCGGCTGGGGGTGGACATCCTCAAGGGCGTCTATAAGCCTGGCGAGGTCCTGCCCAATGAGATCGACTCGTCCTCCACCCTAGACATCTCGCGCTCGGCCTATCGTGAGGCCATCCGCATTCTGGCGGCCAAGGGCATGGTCGAAAGCCGCCCCAAGGCCGGGACGCGCGTCACGGCGCGTCGTCGCTGGAACGTGCTCGATCCGGAAGTGCTGGGCTGGATGTTCGAGACCGAGCCGTCGGAGGACTTCATTAAGGGCCTGTTTGAGCTGCGTCTGATCACCGAACCGGCGGCGGCCGAGCTGGCGGCGCTGCGCCGCACGGACGAGCACCTGCGCCTGATGGACAGGGCACTCGACCTGATGGAGGCCGAGACCCTGGCCACCGAAGCCGGGCGCAAGGCCGATCTCGACTTCCACGACGCGCTGATGCACGCCACGCATAACGAAGCCCTCGCCTCACTCAGTCATTCGATCGGGGCGGCGGTCGCCTGGTCCACGCGCTTCAAACAGCGCCATCAGGCCCTGACCCGCGACCCCATCCCCGACCACCGCCGCGTGTTTGACGCCATCAAACGTCAGGACTCAGGGGCGGCCAGATGGTGCATGGAATCGCTCATCCGCATGGCCCTCGACGACACCCAGCGCTCCATGCAGACCCAGTACCTCGAACCGAGGGGGTAA
- a CDS encoding dicarboxylate/amino acid:cation symporter: MSKIPFWLRVLVAFALGTGVGVAFGQQAVPWVEPIGDLFVNLIKMLVVPLVFFTIAASISRLGEGALGEGGGGKAVRLGVVTIVWFIITAGLAVSLGFAIGHLIEPGRGLSGLPLADVKPKVIPPVQDVLIGIVPTNIFKAFAEGQVLSVVFVALFVGAGLSALGDRASELKTLVSQGSQLMFKLTRWVIQLTPFGVFGLIASVVGSYGLESLTPLLSFIGAIYLACVIHVFVVYPILLKLHGLRVVSFYKGVFEAQQTAFFTCSSLGTLPVSLNAAIEKLKLNPAYAGFAVPLGANMKMDGCGAIYPAIASIFVANYFHIELTQSHYVIIALTAMLGSLATAGVPGVATVMLTLTLSTAGLPLEGIALLAAIDRIIDMVRTATNVTGQILIPTLVARENGLLEATSPLVKAKAE; encoded by the coding sequence ATGTCCAAAATTCCCTTCTGGTTGCGCGTTCTGGTGGCTTTTGCGCTGGGGACCGGGGTGGGGGTGGCCTTCGGTCAGCAGGCCGTGCCATGGGTTGAGCCTATCGGCGACCTGTTTGTTAACCTGATCAAGATGCTGGTTGTGCCGCTGGTTTTCTTCACGATCGCGGCCTCTATTTCGCGACTAGGAGAGGGGGCACTGGGCGAGGGCGGCGGCGGTAAGGCCGTGCGACTGGGGGTGGTAACGATCGTATGGTTCATCATCACCGCGGGTCTGGCCGTATCGCTGGGCTTTGCCATCGGCCATCTGATCGAGCCGGGCCGCGGCCTGAGCGGCCTGCCGCTGGCCGACGTCAAGCCCAAGGTCATTCCACCGGTGCAGGACGTGCTGATCGGCATTGTGCCAACCAATATTTTCAAAGCCTTTGCCGAAGGTCAGGTCCTGAGCGTGGTCTTTGTTGCCCTGTTTGTAGGCGCGGGCCTCAGTGCCCTAGGCGACCGCGCGAGCGAGCTCAAAACCCTCGTCTCTCAGGGCAGCCAACTGATGTTCAAGCTGACGCGCTGGGTGATACAACTAACGCCGTTTGGCGTGTTTGGCCTGATTGCCTCTGTGGTCGGGTCTTATGGACTTGAGAGCCTGACGCCGCTTCTGAGCTTCATCGGGGCCATCTATCTGGCCTGCGTGATCCACGTGTTTGTCGTCTATCCCATCCTGCTTAAGCTGCATGGCCTGCGCGTCGTGTCGTTTTACAAGGGGGTGTTTGAAGCGCAGCAAACGGCCTTTTTTACCTGCTCGTCGCTGGGCACCCTGCCGGTGTCGCTCAATGCCGCCATCGAAAAGCTGAAGCTTAATCCGGCCTATGCGGGCTTTGCCGTGCCGCTGGGGGCCAATATGAAGATGGACGGCTGTGGGGCCATCTATCCGGCCATCGCTTCGATCTTTGTGGCCAACTACTTTCATATCGAGCTGACCCAGAGCCACTATGTGATTATCGCCCTGACAGCCATGCTGGGGTCGCTGGCCACCGCCGGCGTACCGGGCGTGGCGACGGTCATGCTGACCCTGACGCTTTCTACGGCGGGCCTGCCGCTTGAAGGGATTGCGCTACTGGCGGCCATCGACCGCATTATTGATATGGTGCGCACGGCGACCAATGTAACGGGTCAGATCCTGATCCCCACTCTGGTGGCGCGCGAAAATGGCCTGCTGGAAGCGACCTCACCCTTGGTCAAGGCTAAGGCTGAATAG
- a CDS encoding sodium:solute symporter family transporter, whose protein sequence is MTQFHLNSIDIGVAAAYVLGLVALALLSRLKITTLKQQFLAAGQARWPVVGFTLYAATLSSSALIGVPGSAYAHGISVYNYDWVAVLVLTLFCAVVLPTYLSSGVFTVPEFLEKRYGRFARTYVSGLSIALMTFVDTAGLLFAGSLLFRLLFPALSLFEVGALLSLCAGLFLVAGGLRAVLITDTVQALFLIGVCAVISVLALKAVGGWQAVVAHADALRLHLVRPATDDVLPWTGLVTGLPLIGFYFWCTNQYMVQKVLAAKSLDHGRWGSLFAGGLKLTTLGLLVVPGLCAPLLFPALEAPDQTFFALAFSLLPAGVVGLVAGVFLVTILSSLASNYNAAATLVTLDFLKALRPHTSEARLLLAGRLAILSVMALSILWLPMLGAIQDTLWNYLQAMLAYFVPPVATLFLMGLFWKRANAYGAACALIVGTTLSLGLFVSIEIVGILPLHFLVAAFVIFMVSAGALITGSLLRPAPNDSVSALVFTRAVWDRESAALKGVPWYKNYRWLSLGLLLFTALLVTPLL, encoded by the coding sequence GTGACTCAGTTTCACCTCAACAGCATCGATATTGGCGTGGCGGCGGCCTATGTGCTGGGGCTGGTGGCGCTGGCGCTTCTGTCGCGGCTGAAGATCACTACGCTGAAGCAGCAGTTTCTGGCGGCGGGTCAGGCGCGTTGGCCAGTAGTGGGCTTCACGCTCTACGCCGCTACCCTGTCGTCTTCGGCCCTGATCGGGGTGCCCGGCTCGGCTTACGCGCATGGGATCAGCGTCTATAATTACGACTGGGTGGCGGTGCTGGTCCTTACCCTGTTCTGTGCCGTCGTGCTGCCGACCTATCTGTCCTCCGGCGTCTTCACGGTCCCGGAGTTCCTTGAAAAACGCTATGGCCGCTTTGCACGCACCTATGTGTCGGGGCTGTCTATCGCCTTGATGACGTTCGTCGATACGGCAGGACTGCTGTTTGCGGGCAGCCTGTTGTTCCGGCTGCTCTTTCCGGCGTTGAGCCTGTTTGAGGTGGGCGCGCTCCTTTCGCTCTGCGCGGGACTGTTCCTCGTCGCCGGCGGCTTGCGCGCCGTGCTGATCACTGACACGGTGCAGGCGCTCTTCCTGATCGGCGTCTGTGCGGTCATCAGCGTCCTCGCGCTGAAGGCTGTCGGCGGCTGGCAGGCAGTGGTCGCCCACGCCGACGCCTTACGGCTGCATCTGGTTCGTCCGGCTACGGATGATGTGCTGCCTTGGACGGGCCTGGTCACCGGTCTGCCGCTCATCGGCTTTTATTTCTGGTGCACCAATCAGTACATGGTGCAGAAGGTGCTGGCGGCCAAATCGCTCGATCATGGCCGCTGGGGCAGCCTGTTTGCCGGTGGGTTGAAGCTGACGACTTTGGGGCTGCTGGTCGTGCCTGGTCTGTGCGCACCGCTGCTGTTCCCCGCGCTGGAAGCCCCGGATCAGACCTTTTTCGCCCTGGCCTTCAGCCTGTTGCCGGCGGGTGTGGTGGGGCTCGTCGCCGGGGTGTTTCTGGTCACCATCCTGTCGTCTCTGGCCTCCAACTACAATGCGGCGGCGACACTGGTGACGCTCGACTTCCTTAAAGCGCTTCGTCCACACACCTCGGAGGCGCGGTTGCTGCTGGCCGGGCGGCTGGCCATCCTCAGCGTTATGGCCCTGTCGATTTTGTGGCTGCCCATGTTGGGGGCCATTCAGGACACGCTGTGGAACTATCTTCAGGCCATGCTTGCCTATTTCGTGCCGCCGGTGGCGACCCTGTTCCTGATGGGGCTGTTCTGGAAGCGCGCCAATGCCTATGGCGCGGCCTGTGCACTGATAGTCGGCACGACGCTCAGCCTGGGGCTGTTTGTAAGTATAGAGATCGTCGGTATCTTGCCACTGCATTTTCTGGTGGCGGCGTTTGTCATCTTCATGGTCAGCGCCGGCGCCTTGATTACCGGCAGCCTGTTGCGCCCGGCTCCGAACGATTCGGTGAGCGCGCTCGTCTTCACCCGCGCCGTCTGGGATCGCGAAAGCGCCGCGCTGAAAGGCGTGCCGTGGTACAAAAATTACCGCTGGCTGTCGCTGGGTCTTTTGCTGTTCACCGCGCTTCTGGTCACCCCGTTGCTGTAA
- a CDS encoding DUF4199 domain-containing protein, which translates to MLRTIFVFGGIAGLIVGVPLFLMTVGLKGHPPMPWGMAIGYTTMLIALSAVFVAIKRRRDVEGGGVIRFWPAFGMGLAISLVAGVIYVLSWEAALAVSGIDFAADYGREVIAQKRAAGASAAELARLTKDMAAFATQYADPLYRLPMTFAEIFPVGVLVSLISAALLRNPRFLPARG; encoded by the coding sequence ATGTTGCGCACCATTTTTGTCTTTGGCGGCATAGCCGGTCTGATCGTCGGCGTGCCCCTGTTTCTGATGACCGTCGGTCTGAAAGGCCATCCGCCGATGCCCTGGGGCATGGCCATTGGCTATACGACCATGCTGATTGCCCTTTCGGCGGTGTTTGTCGCCATCAAGCGCCGCCGGGATGTCGAAGGCGGCGGGGTCATCCGCTTCTGGCCGGCCTTTGGCATGGGACTAGCCATTAGTCTGGTTGCCGGGGTGATCTACGTGCTGTCGTGGGAAGCGGCTCTGGCGGTGTCGGGCATTGACTTTGCCGCTGATTATGGCCGCGAGGTGATCGCTCAAAAACGCGCCGCCGGGGCCAGCGCCGCTGAACTGGCCCGCCTGACAAAGGATATGGCGGCCTTTGCCACGCAATATGCCGACCCGCTCTATCGCCTGCCCATGACCTTCGCCGAAATCTTCCCGGTCGGGGTGCTGGTCTCACTGATCTCCGCGGCTTTGCTGCGAAATCCGAGGTTTCTGCCCGCACGGGGCTGA
- a CDS encoding helix-turn-helix transcriptional regulator translates to MWKRVMLYGALLALGAVGLQWLDYQSLVRRAPQTLYIGLVAAGFLALGVFVGNRLFRALPTQPFNGNPQAQTALGISARELTVLHELAAGQSNKEIARKLSVSPHTVKTHVARLYDKLQATRRTDAVRKARELGLIE, encoded by the coding sequence ATGTGGAAACGTGTGATGCTCTATGGAGCCCTGCTGGCGCTGGGGGCGGTCGGCCTGCAATGGCTCGACTATCAGTCGCTTGTGCGCCGGGCACCCCAGACGCTCTATATCGGTTTGGTGGCGGCTGGCTTTTTGGCGCTGGGCGTGTTTGTGGGCAACCGGCTGTTCCGGGCACTCCCGACCCAACCCTTCAACGGCAACCCGCAGGCCCAGACGGCGCTGGGCATCAGCGCGCGCGAGCTGACGGTGCTCCACGAACTGGCGGCCGGACAATCGAACAAGGAGATCGCCCGCAAGCTCTCCGTATCACCCCACACCGTCAAAACCCACGTGGCGCGCCTTTATGACAAGCTACAGGCGACGCGGCGGACCGACGCGGTACGCAAAGCGCGCGAACTCGGGCTGATTGAGTAA
- a CDS encoding glucan 1,4-alpha-glucosidase produces MSKRLIASVSLCALLAAAAAAAAAAQDSEKPSNTAHTPNQVVSTDATDGPAEASPWAAATKQGIGASYEAYKNLQYSDKATTGTVSKVWFSLANGVVSETMYGLIHEAQIRDLSLVIAGDGWVASEAADTVSHIDYLHKDKAGRPLSPAYRLTNTDKLGRFVVIKDVFTDPDHQTLMLRVTVKALKGTVTPYVVLDPSVNNTSGDDQGDASKTALRAFDGHHALSLRASVPYEAASIGFTGKDALIGLLKDGKLGALNATINEKGNIRAVAAFNPVSTSSTFELALGFGKDVAAADKEAAATLKAGYATVLARYNGQGKAVGWEDYLASLSELPRLTAQSTDNGKLLYASALMLKVQEDRTYAGALIASLSNPWGETVFAKQSATGYKAVWPRDFYQVAMAMAALGDKQTPLAAYHYLPKVQVGPNTPGNKGDGGWFLQKAHVDGTPEWVGVQLDQTAMPIMLGWNLNHRGLMSDADLKASWTSMLKPAATFLKDGGTTHIGWNNAKITPPYTQQERWEEQEGYSPSTTAAIVAGLIAASDIAARSGDTDMAEKLKASAADISAMIEARMVTTTGAIKGGKDTYYMRLSRSDDANNPGVQDERNGRKGMRGDLILDGGFLELVRYGVRRADDANIVRSLTFLDDETLPENLRVKYSFRFKGVEGAFPGFRRYGNDGYGEDETTGANYGVLGGSTPGQRGRVWPFFTGERGHYELARAALKNGGVTNTDKTRIRATYVRGMELFANEGLMLPEQVWDGVGVKPAGYETGEGTNSATPLAWTHAEYVKLLRSLADGQVWDRNPLTAETFAK; encoded by the coding sequence ATGTCCAAGCGCCTCATCGCATCGGTAAGCCTGTGCGCCCTTCTGGCCGCCGCTGCCGCCGCTGCCGCCGCTGCACAAGACAGCGAAAAGCCGAGCAATACCGCCCACACACCCAATCAGGTCGTCTCAACCGACGCCACGGATGGTCCCGCTGAGGCCTCGCCTTGGGCGGCGGCGACCAAGCAGGGCATCGGTGCGTCCTATGAGGCCTACAAGAACCTGCAGTATAGCGACAAGGCCACCACCGGCACGGTGTCGAAGGTGTGGTTTTCGCTGGCCAACGGCGTGGTGTCGGAAACCATGTATGGCCTGATCCACGAAGCGCAGATCCGCGACCTGTCACTGGTCATTGCGGGCGACGGCTGGGTGGCATCGGAAGCCGCCGACACGGTGTCACACATCGACTATCTGCATAAGGACAAGGCAGGGCGCCCGCTGTCGCCCGCCTATCGCCTGACCAATACGGACAAGCTGGGCCGCTTTGTGGTCATCAAGGACGTTTTCACCGACCCGGACCATCAAACCCTGATGCTGCGCGTCACGGTCAAGGCGCTGAAAGGCACTGTGACGCCCTATGTCGTGCTGGATCCCTCGGTCAACAACACCTCTGGTGATGATCAGGGCGATGCCTCAAAGACCGCCCTGCGTGCCTTTGACGGCCACCACGCCCTGTCTCTGCGCGCTTCGGTGCCCTATGAGGCTGCCAGCATCGGCTTTACGGGCAAGGATGCACTGATTGGTCTTTTAAAAGACGGCAAGCTGGGCGCGTTGAACGCCACTATCAATGAAAAAGGCAATATCCGTGCCGTCGCGGCCTTCAATCCGGTGAGCACCTCGTCGACCTTTGAGCTGGCGCTCGGCTTTGGCAAGGATGTCGCCGCCGCGGATAAGGAAGCCGCCGCGACACTAAAGGCCGGCTACGCCACGGTGCTGGCGCGCTACAACGGTCAGGGCAAGGCAGTCGGCTGGGAAGACTATCTCGCCTCGCTGAGCGAATTGCCCCGCCTGACGGCCCAATCGACCGACAATGGAAAGCTGCTCTACGCCTCGGCCCTGATGCTCAAGGTGCAGGAAGATCGCACCTATGCCGGGGCGCTGATTGCCTCCCTGTCGAACCCATGGGGCGAAACCGTCTTCGCTAAGCAGTCGGCGACCGGCTATAAGGCCGTTTGGCCGCGCGACTTCTATCAGGTGGCGATGGCGATGGCGGCACTGGGGGACAAACAAACGCCGCTGGCCGCCTATCATTACCTGCCGAAGGTGCAGGTTGGACCCAACACACCGGGAAATAAGGGCGACGGCGGCTGGTTCCTGCAAAAGGCGCACGTCGATGGCACGCCGGAATGGGTGGGCGTGCAGCTCGATCAGACGGCCATGCCGATCATGCTCGGCTGGAACCTCAATCACCGCGGCCTGATGAGCGACGCCGATCTGAAGGCTTCGTGGACGTCGATGCTCAAGCCCGCCGCCACCTTCCTCAAGGATGGCGGTACAACGCATATCGGCTGGAACAACGCCAAAATCACCCCTCCCTATACGCAGCAGGAGCGCTGGGAAGAACAGGAGGGCTATTCGCCCTCCACCACCGCCGCCATTGTGGCCGGGTTGATCGCCGCTTCTGACATCGCTGCGCGCTCTGGCGACACCGATATGGCCGAAAAACTGAAGGCCAGCGCCGCGGATATTTCTGCGATGATCGAGGCCCGCATGGTGACCACCACCGGCGCCATCAAGGGCGGCAAGGACACCTACTATATGCGTCTGTCGCGCTCGGACGACGCCAATAATCCGGGCGTGCAGGACGAACGCAATGGCCGCAAGGGGATGCGGGGCGACCTCATTCTCGATGGGGGCTTCCTGGAGCTGGTGCGCTATGGCGTGCGCCGCGCCGATGACGCCAACATCGTCCGCTCACTGACTTTCCTTGATGATGAGACACTGCCGGAGAACCTGCGCGTCAAGTACAGCTTCCGTTTCAAGGGCGTCGAAGGCGCCTTCCCCGGCTTCCGTCGTTATGGCAATGACGGCTATGGCGAAGACGAGACGACAGGTGCCAATTATGGCGTGCTGGGCGGCTCGACCCCGGGGCAGCGCGGCCGCGTGTGGCCCTTCTTCACCGGCGAACGCGGCCACTACGAACTGGCCCGCGCGGCGCTGAAAAACGGCGGTGTGACGAATACGGACAAAACGCGCATTCGTGCCACATACGTGCGCGGTATGGAGCTGTTTGCCAATGAAGGCCTGATGCTGCCAGAACAGGTATGGGACGGCGTCGGCGTCAAGCCGGCGGGTTATGAGACGGGCGAAGGCACTAACTCGGCCACGCCTCTGGCCTGGACCCACGCGGAATATGTGAAACTGCTGCGCTCTCTGGCCGATGGTCAGGTGTGGGACCGCAACCCGCTGACAGCAGAGACGTTTGCAAAGTAA
- a CDS encoding group II truncated hemoglobin, with protein MEITLFQAIGGANGVSALCRRFYHLMDTLPEAARCRAIHPADLSGSEAKFYDYLTGYLGGPPVYVEKHGHPRLRSRHFGAEIGPLERDEWLLCFNRALDETIANPRLRDLIREPVERLAFHMQNKA; from the coding sequence ATGGAAATCACCTTATTTCAGGCCATTGGAGGTGCGAACGGCGTCTCAGCCCTGTGCCGCCGCTTCTATCATCTGATGGACACCCTGCCCGAAGCCGCGCGCTGCCGGGCCATCCACCCTGCCGACCTGTCAGGCAGCGAGGCAAAATTCTACGACTACCTGACCGGCTATCTGGGCGGGCCGCCAGTCTACGTCGAAAAGCACGGTCATCCGCGTCTGCGCTCGCGCCACTTCGGTGCAGAGATCGGCCCGCTTGAGCGCGACGAATGGCTATTGTGTTTCAACCGCGCCCTGGACGAGACCATCGCTAATCCGCGCTTACGCGACCTTATCCGCGAACCCGTCGAACGGCTGGCCTTCCACATGCAGAACAAGGCATAG
- a CDS encoding Do family serine endopeptidase, which translates to MGNVLNSIKKNKGLVAGVAGGLMLGAAVAGAAVSGLGGYDGSTLIKTAAVTPVKPPAGAPMSFADIIERVSPAVVSIETKGKVKVPNGLIIPGFEPPSQDEGEGEGNEREVRGAGSGFFITADGYVVTNNHVIEGADEITVVLTNEQKLTAKVIGRDPATDLAVLKVEGKNFPFVQFETDQRPRVGDWVIAVGNPFGLSGTATAGIVSAFGRPDGAQGYVDYMQIDAAINRGNSGGPTFDLNGRVIGVNSAIITPSGGNAGVGFAIPADTASAIARKLMAGGKVERGYIGVQILPVTDEYVESLSLPDKDGAYIADVTKDGPAAKGGVQVGDIVKKVNGKTVKLNTDLTRNVADVRPGEKVEIEVFRNGKMVKLTIVAALRPGEDELNKVLNGGATTPETGAPVLGLSVKPLDPASRKTYGIEADVSGLVVTAIEPTSDAAKKGLKAGDVIVRANNLPVANRADFDKIVVDMKAANRPSILLLVNRSGRNVPLPLSLK; encoded by the coding sequence ATGGGGAACGTGCTTAACTCGATAAAGAAGAACAAGGGCCTGGTGGCGGGCGTGGCCGGTGGCCTCATGCTCGGCGCAGCGGTGGCGGGTGCGGCGGTGTCCGGACTGGGCGGCTATGACGGATCGACCCTGATCAAGACAGCGGCCGTAACCCCGGTGAAGCCGCCTGCGGGCGCGCCCATGTCGTTTGCCGACATCATCGAGCGGGTATCGCCCGCTGTTGTCTCGATCGAGACCAAGGGCAAGGTGAAAGTGCCCAACGGCCTGATCATCCCTGGCTTCGAGCCACCTTCGCAGGACGAAGGCGAAGGGGAGGGCAATGAGCGCGAAGTGCGCGGGGCCGGTTCGGGCTTTTTCATCACAGCCGACGGCTATGTGGTCACCAACAACCACGTCATCGAAGGGGCTGACGAAATCACCGTCGTCCTGACCAACGAACAGAAGCTGACCGCCAAGGTGATCGGCCGCGACCCGGCCACCGATCTGGCCGTGCTCAAGGTCGAAGGCAAGAACTTCCCCTTTGTGCAGTTTGAAACCGATCAGCGTCCGCGCGTCGGTGACTGGGTGATCGCTGTGGGCAACCCGTTTGGTCTGTCGGGTACGGCGACGGCGGGCATTGTCTCGGCCTTTGGGCGTCCGGACGGCGCGCAGGGCTATGTCGATTACATGCAAATTGACGCCGCCATTAACCGCGGCAATTCCGGCGGCCCGACCTTTGACCTCAACGGGCGCGTCATTGGCGTTAACTCGGCCATCATCACGCCGTCGGGCGGCAATGCCGGCGTCGGCTTTGCCATTCCGGCCGACACGGCTTCGGCTATTGCGCGCAAGCTGATGGCGGGCGGTAAAGTCGAGCGCGGCTATATCGGCGTGCAGATACTTCCCGTCACGGATGAATATGTCGAAAGCCTGAGCCTGCCGGATAAGGACGGTGCCTATATCGCCGACGTCACCAAGGACGGCCCGGCGGCCAAGGGTGGCGTCCAAGTCGGCGACATCGTCAAGAAGGTCAATGGCAAGACGGTCAAGCTCAATACCGACCTGACCCGCAACGTGGCCGACGTGCGCCCCGGCGAAAAGGTCGAAATCGAGGTGTTCCGTAATGGCAAGATGGTCAAGCTGACCATTGTCGCGGCCCTTCGCCCTGGCGAAGACGAACTGAACAAGGTGCTCAATGGCGGGGCCACGACGCCGGAAACCGGCGCCCCGGTGCTGGGCCTGAGCGTCAAGCCGCTCGACCCGGCCTCGCGCAAGACCTATGGTATCGAAGCCGATGTGAGTGGTCTGGTAGTTACGGCGATTGAGCCGACTTCGGATGCGGCCAAAAAGGGCCTGAAGGCCGGCGACGTCATTGTGCGCGCCAACAACCTGCCCGTGGCCAACCGTGCCGACTTCGACAAGATCGTCGTGGATATGAAGGCCGCCAACCGGCCCTCGATCCTGCTGCTGGTCAACCGCAGTGGCCGCAATGTGCCATTGCCGCTAAGCCTCAAGTAA
- a CDS encoding cytochrome c-type biogenesis protein yields MRRSHYKPVLGSSIRALFITLFAFSQVAGAVLPGETLSDKKQDERARALYREVRCVVCQNESIADSGADIAADMRRDIRAHISEGKSDSDIRDILRARYGDYVLFRPRFSLATGLLWGLPVAVLLVGGAIFLATGSRKSANEAEPDAPGLSAEEQARLDALLNRDADSHK; encoded by the coding sequence ATGAGGCGTTCTCACTATAAACCGGTCCTGGGAAGTTCCATTCGGGCCCTCTTCATCACCTTGTTCGCGTTTTCGCAGGTGGCCGGGGCCGTTCTACCTGGTGAAACCCTGTCGGACAAGAAACAGGATGAGCGCGCCCGCGCGCTTTATCGCGAAGTGCGTTGCGTCGTCTGTCAGAATGAGTCGATTGCCGATTCCGGGGCCGATATCGCCGCTGATATGCGCCGCGACATCCGCGCTCATATCTCAGAGGGTAAAAGCGACAGCGATATCCGTGACATATTGCGCGCTCGCTATGGCGACTATGTGCTGTTCCGACCGCGTTTTTCACTGGCGACCGGCCTGCTTTGGGGCCTGCCGGTGGCAGTGCTGCTGGTCGGCGGAGCGATCTTTCTCGCCACAGGCAGCCGCAAAAGCGCAAACGAAGCTGAGCCAGATGCCCCCGGCCTAAGTGCCGAAGAACAGGCACGACTGGACGCGCTTTTGAACCGTGACGCTGATAGTCACAAATAA